The following coding sequences lie in one Isoptericola variabilis 225 genomic window:
- a CDS encoding SprT-like domain-containing protein yields the protein MAHDAPTSVEVRRSRRRTATVSAYRDGERTIVAIPARFSRAQEQEWVAKMLARLADKERRRRPSDAELMARARELSAKYLDGRARPTSVRWSANQGRRWGSCTLVDGSIRISTRVQGMPAWVLDYVLLHELAHLLHAGHGPEFWSLLDAFPRTERAKGFLEGAAFVQDESLGTPDDVDP from the coding sequence GTGGCCCACGACGCCCCGACGTCCGTGGAGGTGCGCCGGAGTCGACGGCGGACCGCCACGGTGAGCGCCTACCGCGACGGTGAACGCACCATCGTCGCGATCCCGGCGCGCTTCTCCCGCGCCCAGGAGCAGGAGTGGGTGGCGAAGATGCTCGCCCGCCTCGCGGACAAGGAGCGACGGCGGCGGCCGTCGGACGCCGAGCTCATGGCGCGTGCCCGGGAGCTGTCCGCCAAGTACCTCGACGGCCGCGCCCGCCCCACGAGCGTGCGCTGGTCCGCCAACCAGGGTCGCCGCTGGGGCTCGTGCACGCTCGTCGACGGCTCGATCCGCATCTCGACGCGCGTGCAGGGCATGCCCGCGTGGGTGCTCGACTACGTGCTCCTGCACGAGCTGGCCCACCTGCTCCACGCGGGGCACGGGCCCGAGTTCTGGAGCCTGCTCGACGCGTTCCCGCGGACCGAGCGGGCCAAGGGCTTCCTCGAGGGCGCGGCGTTCGTGCAGGACGAGTCGCTCGGCACGCCCGACGACGTCGACCCCTGA
- a CDS encoding UBA/ThiF-type NAD/FAD-binding protein: MTEAMTQARAEVRLRPGTAVLDRGDGEVQLGTDHRWALVVAGLSDAEASWLCEAAARRHRSLEQTARRWAVEDARRAEVLELLERSGFLVGPPPPAGRITAPADGAADAAVLGALRPDGAGQVTLAARARRTVGLCGLGRVGAAAALHLATAGVGTLVLDDPRPVQTCDTGLGGYRRDDVGTPRERALTELLAERHPRTDVVHEVDGREPDAVVVVEPDVADPDRYGRLLGDGVPHLPVVVREADVVVGPLVLPGRSACVRCAHRHVADADARWPRLVQQLRGREPDRPQETTLAANAAALAAGQVLALLDGARPAAVGAALEVALPEAVPRVRPVQPHPGCGCTGLVPAG, from the coding sequence ATGACGGAGGCGATGACGCAGGCGCGCGCAGAGGTCCGGCTCCGGCCCGGGACGGCCGTGCTCGACCGCGGCGACGGCGAGGTGCAGCTCGGGACCGACCACCGGTGGGCGCTCGTGGTCGCGGGGCTGTCCGACGCCGAGGCGTCCTGGCTGTGCGAGGCGGCCGCGCGGCGGCACCGGTCGCTCGAGCAGACCGCGCGGCGGTGGGCGGTCGAGGACGCGCGGCGGGCCGAGGTCCTGGAGCTCCTGGAGCGCTCGGGGTTCCTCGTGGGGCCGCCCCCTCCCGCCGGCCGGATCACCGCCCCCGCGGACGGGGCGGCCGACGCGGCCGTGCTCGGAGCGCTGCGGCCCGACGGCGCGGGTCAGGTCACGCTCGCGGCGCGGGCGCGACGCACGGTCGGCCTCTGCGGCCTCGGCCGGGTCGGTGCGGCGGCGGCGCTGCACCTCGCCACGGCCGGCGTCGGGACCCTCGTCCTCGACGACCCGCGGCCGGTGCAGACCTGCGACACCGGGCTCGGCGGCTACCGCCGCGACGACGTCGGCACGCCGCGCGAGCGGGCGCTGACCGAGCTGCTCGCCGAGCGCCACCCGCGCACCGACGTCGTGCACGAGGTCGACGGCCGCGAGCCGGACGCGGTGGTTGTCGTGGAGCCTGACGTCGCCGACCCCGACCGGTACGGGCGGCTGCTGGGCGACGGGGTCCCGCACCTCCCGGTGGTGGTGCGCGAGGCCGACGTCGTGGTCGGCCCGCTCGTGCTGCCGGGGCGCTCGGCGTGCGTGCGGTGCGCGCACCGCCACGTCGCGGACGCCGACGCCCGGTGGCCTCGGCTCGTGCAGCAGCTGCGCGGCCGCGAGCCCGACCGGCCGCAGGAGACGACGCTGGCCGCGAACGCGGCGGCGCTCGCGGCGGGGCAGGTGCTGGCGCTGCTCGACGGCGCGCGCCCGGCCGCCGTGGGGGCCGCGCTCGAGGTGGCGCTGCCCGAGGCCGTGCCCCGGGTACGACCGGTGCAGCCGCACCCGGGGTGCGGCTGCACCGGTCTGGTGCCCGCCGGCTGA
- a CDS encoding ATP-dependent DNA helicase UvrD2, whose product MSLASNTTVASVHPDAVLDALDPEQREVALALTGPVCVLAGAGTGKTRAITHRIAYGVRSGAYKPTSVLAVTFTARAAGEMRTRLRELGVVGVQARTFHAAALRQLGYFWPRVVGGAPPQILEHKASAVAEAARRIGVSVDRVAVRDLSSEVEWAKVSLVVAEDYVKAALADDRPAPSGYDHQTVARLLTAYEDVKTERGVIDFEDVLLMLADMLSSHPQVAEEVRSQYRHFVVDEYQDVSPLQQFLLDQWLGGRRELCVVGDPSQTIYSFTGATPHYLLDFTRTYPDAQVIRLVRDYRSTPQVVHLANEVLRRGRVAGALELRAQRPAGPPVSFTVYDDDEAEAAGIAARAGRLVADGVRPSEIAVLYRTNAQSEAFEAALADAGISYQVRGGERFFQRKDVRDAVVLLRGAARSADGDQPMPELVRDVLTSAGWSERPPAARGAARERWEAMNALVGLADDLARAGTDEQPATLATLVAELEERAAAQHAPTVEGVTLASLHAAKGLEWDAVFLAGMSEGLMPISLAETDQAVAEERRLLYVGVTRARVHLEVSYARSRNPGGRASRKRTRFLDGLWPDEPRGRTAGPGTRRRGQARQQLTGEADVELFDALREWRLSVARETDKPAYTILGDATLAEIAEVRPSSIAQLARINGIGPAKIDRYGATILALVADAGSP is encoded by the coding sequence ATGTCCCTCGCCTCCAACACGACTGTTGCCTCGGTTCATCCCGACGCCGTCCTCGACGCCCTCGACCCCGAGCAGCGCGAGGTCGCGCTCGCGCTGACCGGCCCCGTCTGCGTGCTCGCGGGCGCGGGCACGGGCAAGACGCGCGCGATCACGCACCGCATCGCCTACGGCGTGCGCTCGGGCGCGTACAAGCCGACGTCGGTGCTCGCCGTGACGTTCACCGCGCGAGCGGCGGGGGAGATGCGCACGCGGCTGCGCGAGCTCGGCGTCGTGGGTGTCCAGGCGCGCACCTTCCACGCCGCCGCGCTGCGCCAGCTCGGCTACTTCTGGCCGCGCGTCGTCGGGGGCGCCCCGCCGCAGATCCTCGAGCACAAGGCTTCCGCGGTGGCCGAGGCCGCCCGCCGCATCGGCGTGAGCGTCGACCGCGTCGCGGTGCGCGACCTGTCGTCCGAGGTCGAGTGGGCCAAGGTCTCGCTCGTCGTCGCCGAGGACTACGTGAAGGCGGCGCTCGCGGACGACCGTCCCGCGCCGTCGGGCTACGACCACCAGACGGTCGCTCGCCTCCTGACGGCCTACGAGGACGTCAAGACCGAGCGCGGCGTGATCGACTTCGAGGACGTCCTGCTCATGCTCGCGGACATGCTGTCCTCGCACCCTCAGGTCGCCGAGGAGGTCCGCTCGCAGTACCGGCACTTCGTCGTCGACGAGTACCAGGACGTCTCGCCGCTGCAGCAGTTTCTGCTCGACCAGTGGCTCGGCGGGCGGCGCGAGCTCTGCGTCGTCGGGGACCCGTCGCAGACGATCTACTCGTTCACGGGCGCGACGCCGCACTACCTGCTGGACTTCACGCGCACCTACCCGGACGCCCAGGTGATCCGGCTCGTGCGCGACTACCGCTCGACGCCGCAGGTCGTGCACCTGGCGAACGAGGTGCTGCGCCGCGGCCGCGTCGCCGGTGCGCTCGAGCTGCGCGCGCAGCGGCCGGCGGGGCCGCCCGTGTCGTTCACCGTGTACGACGACGACGAGGCGGAGGCCGCCGGGATCGCCGCGCGCGCGGGGCGGCTCGTCGCGGACGGCGTGCGCCCGTCCGAGATCGCCGTGCTGTACCGGACCAACGCGCAGTCGGAGGCGTTCGAGGCCGCCCTCGCCGACGCGGGCATCTCCTACCAGGTGCGGGGCGGCGAGCGGTTCTTCCAGCGCAAGGACGTGCGCGACGCGGTCGTGCTGCTGCGTGGCGCGGCCCGCTCGGCCGACGGAGACCAGCCCATGCCCGAGCTGGTGCGCGACGTGCTCACGTCGGCCGGCTGGTCGGAGCGCCCGCCCGCGGCCCGCGGCGCCGCCCGCGAGCGCTGGGAGGCCATGAACGCGCTCGTGGGCCTCGCCGACGACCTGGCGCGCGCCGGCACCGACGAGCAGCCCGCGACGCTGGCGACCCTCGTCGCCGAGCTCGAGGAGCGCGCCGCCGCGCAGCACGCGCCGACCGTCGAGGGCGTCACGCTCGCGTCGCTGCACGCCGCCAAGGGGCTCGAGTGGGACGCGGTGTTCCTCGCCGGCATGAGCGAGGGGCTCATGCCCATCTCGCTCGCGGAGACCGACCAGGCGGTCGCCGAGGAGCGACGCCTCCTCTACGTGGGGGTCACGCGCGCCCGCGTGCACCTCGAGGTCTCGTACGCGCGCTCGCGCAACCCGGGCGGCCGCGCGTCGCGCAAGCGCACGCGCTTCCTCGACGGGTTGTGGCCCGACGAGCCGCGGGGCCGCACGGCCGGGCCCGGCACGCGCCGGCGGGGCCAGGCGCGCCAGCAGCTCACGGGCGAGGCGGACGTCGAGCTGTTCGACGCCCTGCGCGAGTGGCGCCTGTCCGTCGCACGCGAGACCGACAAGCCCGCCTACACGATCCTCGGGGACGCGACGCTCGCCGAGATCGCCGAGGTCCGGCCGTCGTCGATCGCGCAGCTGGCCAGGATCAACGGCATCGGACCGGCCAAGATCGACCGCTACGGGGCGACGATCCTGGCCCTCGTCGCCGACGCCGGAAGCCCCTGA
- a CDS encoding UPF0182 family protein: MSFTAPPRRPGPPTTRRRSPLTVTVAVLAAIVVAILLLANFWTEVLWFQTLGFGNVIWTQWIARGILFALGFLLMGAAVFTSFSVAYRVRPVYAPSTPEQATLDQYREAVEPLRRVVTIAAPLLVGFFAGVAAAAQWRTVLLALNGGTFGTSDPEFGVDHGFYVFTLPALRFVVGFLMSVVVISGIAAVVTHYLYGGLRLGPVPAGTPRTTPAARVHLAIIAAALMLLVGANYWLDRYSLLTTTNSRYDGASYTDVHAVIPSKEILTGVAVLVALLFVLAAFRGTWRLPVIGVGLMVVSAIAIGGIYPAVVERFQVNPNAQQLEAPYIQRNIDATLQAFGMDDIEKQQYEATTQAAAGQLREDAETTASVRLLDPQVVSPSFRQLQQNKQYYNFTENLAVDRYEIDGEVRDTVIAVRELNLDGLGERNWTNDHTVYTHGFGVVAAYGNVPGPDGQPAFFEGGIPTQGALTEKGYEPRIYFSPSTTTYSIVGAPEGTEPWELDYQADEEGGRQIRTAFPTDEVSAGPEIGTFWRKLLFALKFGDEQIFFSDRVTSESQILYDRDPQQRVAKVAPWLTLDNKFYPAVVDGRVKWIVDAYTTSDAFPYSTSMPMQEATTDSLTLAAQGVPVELPPEVNYIRNSVKATVDAYDGSVTLYAWDPEDPVLQAWSEIFPTSLRPLEEISGDLMSHIRYPEDLFKVQRELLTQYHVTDAVQFFSSSDEWETPADPVASTETIAPKQPPYYLTLQMPGQDRPAFSLTSTFIPGGITDREILTGYLAVDGDAGTTGGQKAETYGQLRLLELPRDATVPGPGQVQNNFNSNPTISEQLNILERGASTVVRGNQLTLPVGGGLLYVQPVYIQSAGGTQFPLLRRVLVAFGDQTGYAETLDEALDQVFGGDSGANAGDAEGEEETDVPTDPVDVDPGAEPGTGEEPEPEPTETTEPTTPAPGGGGDPRARLDAALQEANQALADSQEALSSGDFGAYGEAQQRLKRAIEEAVAAEAELEG; this comes from the coding sequence GTGTCCTTCACCGCCCCGCCACGACGTCCCGGTCCGCCGACCACGCGACGCCGCAGCCCGTTGACCGTCACCGTCGCGGTCCTGGCCGCGATCGTCGTGGCGATCCTGCTGCTGGCGAACTTCTGGACCGAGGTCCTCTGGTTCCAGACGCTCGGCTTCGGCAACGTCATCTGGACCCAGTGGATCGCGCGCGGCATCCTCTTCGCCCTCGGGTTCCTCCTCATGGGCGCGGCGGTGTTCACGTCGTTCTCCGTCGCGTACCGCGTGCGTCCCGTGTACGCGCCGTCGACGCCGGAGCAGGCGACGCTCGACCAGTACCGCGAGGCGGTCGAGCCGCTGCGCCGGGTCGTGACGATCGCGGCCCCGCTGCTCGTCGGCTTCTTCGCCGGCGTCGCGGCCGCGGCGCAGTGGCGCACCGTGCTCCTGGCGCTCAACGGCGGCACGTTCGGCACGTCCGACCCCGAGTTCGGCGTCGACCACGGCTTCTACGTCTTCACGCTGCCCGCGCTGCGCTTCGTGGTGGGCTTCCTCATGTCGGTCGTCGTGATCTCCGGCATCGCGGCCGTCGTGACCCACTACCTGTACGGCGGTCTGCGCCTCGGGCCGGTCCCCGCCGGCACCCCGCGCACGACGCCGGCGGCGCGCGTCCACCTGGCGATCATCGCGGCTGCGCTCATGCTGCTCGTCGGCGCCAACTACTGGCTCGACCGCTACTCGCTCCTGACGACGACGAACAGCCGGTACGACGGCGCGAGCTACACGGACGTGCACGCGGTCATCCCGTCCAAGGAGATCCTCACGGGCGTGGCCGTGCTCGTGGCGCTGCTGTTCGTGCTCGCCGCCTTCCGCGGCACGTGGCGCCTGCCGGTCATCGGCGTCGGGCTCATGGTCGTGTCGGCCATCGCGATCGGCGGCATCTACCCGGCCGTCGTCGAGCGCTTCCAGGTCAACCCGAACGCGCAGCAGCTCGAGGCGCCGTACATCCAGCGCAACATCGACGCCACGCTCCAGGCCTTCGGGATGGACGACATCGAGAAGCAGCAGTACGAGGCGACGACGCAGGCCGCGGCCGGCCAGCTGCGCGAGGACGCCGAGACGACGGCGTCGGTGCGCCTGCTCGACCCGCAGGTCGTGAGCCCGTCGTTCCGCCAGCTGCAGCAGAACAAGCAGTACTACAACTTCACCGAGAACCTCGCCGTCGACCGGTACGAGATCGACGGCGAGGTCCGGGACACGGTCATCGCCGTGCGCGAGCTCAACCTCGACGGCCTGGGCGAGCGCAACTGGACCAACGACCACACCGTCTACACGCACGGCTTCGGCGTCGTCGCCGCCTACGGCAACGTCCCGGGCCCCGACGGCCAGCCCGCGTTCTTCGAGGGCGGCATCCCGACGCAGGGCGCGCTCACGGAGAAGGGCTACGAGCCGCGGATCTACTTCTCGCCGAGCACGACGACCTACTCGATCGTCGGCGCCCCCGAGGGGACGGAGCCGTGGGAGCTCGACTACCAGGCCGACGAGGAGGGCGGGCGCCAGATCCGCACCGCGTTCCCGACCGACGAGGTGTCGGCCGGCCCGGAGATCGGCACGTTCTGGCGCAAGCTGCTCTTCGCGCTGAAGTTCGGCGACGAGCAGATCTTCTTCTCCGACCGTGTCACGAGCGAGTCGCAGATCCTCTACGACCGCGACCCGCAGCAGCGCGTGGCCAAGGTGGCCCCGTGGCTCACGCTCGACAACAAGTTCTACCCGGCCGTGGTCGACGGTCGCGTCAAGTGGATCGTCGACGCGTACACGACGTCGGACGCGTTCCCCTACTCGACGTCGATGCCCATGCAGGAGGCGACGACCGACTCCCTCACGCTCGCCGCGCAGGGCGTGCCGGTCGAGCTGCCGCCCGAGGTCAACTACATCCGCAACTCGGTCAAGGCGACGGTCGACGCGTACGACGGCTCGGTCACCCTGTACGCGTGGGACCCCGAGGACCCGGTCCTCCAGGCGTGGTCGGAGATCTTCCCGACGTCGCTGCGCCCCCTCGAGGAGATCTCCGGCGACCTGATGAGCCACATCCGGTACCCGGAGGACCTGTTCAAGGTCCAGCGCGAGCTGCTCACGCAGTACCACGTGACGGACGCGGTGCAGTTCTTCTCGAGCTCCGACGAGTGGGAGACCCCGGCCGACCCGGTGGCGAGCACCGAGACGATCGCCCCCAAGCAGCCGCCGTACTACCTGACGCTGCAGATGCCGGGGCAGGACCGGCCGGCGTTCTCGCTCACGAGCACGTTCATCCCCGGTGGCATCACCGACCGCGAGATCCTCACCGGATATCTCGCCGTCGACGGCGACGCCGGGACCACGGGCGGCCAGAAGGCCGAGACCTACGGCCAGCTCAGGCTCCTCGAGCTGCCGCGCGATGCGACCGTGCCCGGCCCCGGCCAGGTGCAGAACAACTTCAACTCCAACCCGACGATCTCCGAGCAGCTCAACATCCTCGAGCGCGGTGCGTCGACGGTCGTGCGCGGCAACCAGCTGACGCTGCCCGTGGGCGGCGGTCTGCTGTACGTGCAGCCGGTGTACATCCAGTCGGCCGGCGGCACGCAGTTCCCGCTGCTGCGCCGCGTGCTCGTCGCGTTCGGCGACCAGACGGGGTACGCCGAGACGCTCGACGAGGCGCTCGACCAGGTGTTCGGCGGCGACTCGGGCGCGAACGCCGGCGACGCCGAGGGCGAGGAGGAGACCGACGTCCCGACAGACCCGGTGGACGTCGACCCCGGCGCCGAACCGGGGACCGGCGAGGAGCCCGAGCCCGAGCCCACGGAGACGACCGAGCCGACGACGCCCGCGCCGGGCGGCGGCGGCGACCCGCGCGCCCGCCTCGACGCGGCGCTGCAGGAGGCCAACCAGGCGCTCGCGGACAGCCAGGAGGCGTTGTCGTCCGGCGACTTCGGCGCCTACGGCGAGGCGCAGCAGCGTCTGAAGCGAGCCATCGAGGAGGCCGTCGCGGCCGAGGCCGAGCTCGAGGGCTGA
- a CDS encoding PDZ domain-containing protein, which yields MTFDRDILAPAEPADRSEPALEPAPPATRRTVTLTLGMLATAVLAAVCLVMPTAYAVRTPGPTVDTLGVQDLAEGESVREVPLVEISGAETYEPSGQLRLTTVSVYGGPGGDVLVGDVLLGWVAGDRSVQPVEAIFPRDLTPEEQEETGQAEMVSSQENATVAALTELGYEVPATLTIVGAAPGTGADGVVAQGDVVRTIDGEPVVTHQGLLGALDRVTPGDDVVLGVLRDGEEVDLTITTGEGHGRAVLGIYLDPQYDYPLDVKIQIENIGGPSAGTMFALAIIDRLTPEDELGGEVVAGTGTMDVEGNVGAIGGIEQKMHGAVRDGARWFLAPSGNCDQVVGSVPDGLRVVPVATLAEARQAVEAIGAGDGDALPTCS from the coding sequence GTGACGTTCGACCGCGACATCCTCGCGCCCGCCGAGCCCGCCGACCGCTCCGAGCCCGCCCTGGAGCCCGCTCCGCCGGCGACGCGCCGCACCGTGACTCTGACGCTCGGCATGCTCGCGACGGCGGTCCTGGCGGCTGTGTGCCTGGTCATGCCGACGGCGTACGCGGTCCGCACCCCGGGCCCCACGGTGGACACGCTCGGCGTCCAGGACCTTGCCGAGGGCGAGAGCGTGCGCGAGGTGCCGCTCGTGGAGATCTCCGGCGCCGAGACGTACGAGCCCTCCGGGCAGCTGCGCCTGACGACCGTGTCCGTGTACGGCGGGCCGGGTGGCGACGTGCTGGTCGGCGACGTGCTGCTGGGCTGGGTCGCGGGCGACCGCTCGGTGCAGCCGGTCGAGGCGATCTTCCCGCGGGACCTCACGCCCGAGGAGCAGGAGGAGACGGGGCAGGCGGAGATGGTCTCCTCGCAGGAGAACGCGACCGTCGCGGCGCTCACCGAGCTCGGCTACGAGGTGCCCGCGACGCTCACGATCGTGGGGGCCGCGCCCGGGACCGGCGCCGACGGCGTCGTCGCGCAGGGTGACGTCGTGCGGACGATCGACGGCGAGCCCGTCGTCACGCACCAGGGACTGCTCGGCGCGCTCGACCGCGTCACCCCGGGCGACGACGTCGTGCTGGGCGTGCTGCGCGACGGTGAGGAGGTCGACCTGACCATCACGACGGGCGAGGGTCACGGGCGTGCGGTGCTCGGCATCTACCTCGACCCGCAGTACGACTACCCGCTCGACGTGAAGATCCAGATCGAGAACATCGGGGGGCCGAGCGCCGGCACCATGTTCGCGCTCGCGATCATCGACAGGCTGACCCCGGAGGACGAGCTCGGCGGCGAGGTCGTCGCCGGCACCGGCACGATGGACGTCGAGGGGAACGTCGGCGCCATCGGCGGCATCGAGCAGAAGATGCACGGGGCGGTGCGCGACGGCGCGCGGTGGTTCCTGGCGCCGTCGGGCAACTGCGACCAGGTGGTCGGCAGCGTCCCCGACGGGCTGCGGGTCGTCCCGGTGGCGACGCTCGCCGAGGCCCGCCAGGCGGTGGAGGCGATCGGCGCCGGGGACGGCGACGCGCTGCCGACCTGCTCCTGA
- a CDS encoding zinc-dependent metalloprotease yields MSNLPDDPEGAEERERMLREMLSGFFGDRTDEVLAQMRAQGFDPAALAGMPGAGAPDPAAMQHVLAQAQRLLSASGDGPVNEDVAHDVARQVAVAEGDPSLTGGQARAATEALSVAELWLDVVTDLPPAGGQHRAWSRSEWVEATLPAWNRLVAPVATSVAEALADVLRDQLPGDGDELDALGLPGLPGMPAGALGPLGALGPLGALGPLGALDPGQMMRRLGAAVFGMQVGQAAGTLSREVFGATDVGVPLLDQPTTVLLPTNVAAFADGLDAPLEEVRLYLALREAAHARLFTHVTWLRAHLLGLVEQYARGITIDVDVLEQQVRDIDMTDPEALRGALTGGVFGLQHTEEQRATLLRLETALALVEGWVSEVVTTAALPHLPHAVPLREMLRRRRAAGGPAEHTFSGLVGLELRPRRSRDAAALFAHVLHAGGPQARDAVWEHPDLLPGPADLDDPAGYLDRRAAQADAHADVDAALAQIFGEAGGDARGGDVGDDGDDAPAGEDRPAQG; encoded by the coding sequence GTGAGCAACCTGCCCGACGACCCCGAGGGTGCCGAGGAGCGCGAGCGCATGCTGCGCGAGATGCTGTCCGGGTTCTTCGGCGACCGGACCGACGAGGTGCTGGCGCAGATGCGGGCCCAGGGCTTCGACCCCGCCGCGCTCGCCGGCATGCCGGGCGCCGGCGCGCCCGACCCCGCCGCGATGCAGCACGTCCTCGCGCAGGCCCAGCGGCTCCTGTCCGCGTCGGGCGACGGGCCGGTCAACGAGGACGTCGCCCACGACGTCGCCCGCCAGGTCGCCGTCGCCGAGGGCGACCCGTCGCTCACCGGCGGGCAGGCACGCGCCGCGACCGAGGCGCTGTCCGTCGCCGAGCTCTGGCTCGACGTCGTCACGGACCTGCCGCCCGCCGGCGGGCAGCACCGCGCCTGGAGCCGCTCGGAGTGGGTCGAGGCGACGCTGCCCGCGTGGAACCGTCTCGTCGCGCCGGTCGCGACGTCGGTCGCCGAGGCGCTCGCCGACGTGCTGCGCGACCAGCTGCCCGGCGACGGCGACGAGCTCGACGCGCTCGGGCTCCCCGGCCTGCCCGGCATGCCCGCCGGCGCCCTCGGCCCGCTCGGCGCCCTCGGCCCGCTCGGCGCCCTCGGCCCGCTCGGGGCGCTCGACCCCGGGCAGATGATGCGCCGCCTCGGCGCCGCCGTCTTCGGCATGCAGGTCGGGCAGGCCGCCGGGACGCTCTCGCGGGAGGTCTTCGGCGCGACCGACGTGGGCGTGCCGCTGCTGGACCAGCCCACGACCGTGCTCCTGCCCACCAACGTGGCCGCGTTCGCCGACGGCCTCGACGCGCCGCTCGAGGAGGTCCGCCTCTACCTGGCGCTGCGCGAGGCGGCCCACGCCCGGCTCTTCACCCACGTCACGTGGCTGCGGGCGCACCTGCTCGGCCTCGTCGAGCAGTACGCGCGCGGCATCACGATCGACGTCGACGTGCTCGAGCAGCAGGTCCGCGACATCGACATGACCGACCCCGAGGCGCTGCGCGGCGCCCTCACGGGCGGTGTGTTCGGGCTGCAGCACACGGAGGAGCAGCGGGCGACGCTGCTGCGCCTCGAGACGGCGCTCGCGCTCGTCGAGGGCTGGGTGAGCGAGGTCGTCACGACCGCCGCCCTCCCCCACCTGCCGCACGCCGTGCCGCTGCGCGAGATGCTGCGCCGGCGGCGCGCCGCGGGCGGTCCGGCGGAGCACACGTTCTCGGGGCTCGTCGGGCTCGAGCTGCGGCCCCGCCGCTCGCGCGACGCCGCCGCGCTCTTCGCGCACGTCCTGCATGCGGGCGGCCCGCAGGCCCGCGACGCCGTCTGGGAGCACCCCGACCTGCTGCCCGGGCCCGCCGACCTCGACGACCCGGCCGGCTACCTCGACCGCCGCGCGGCCCAGGCCGACGCGCACGCCGACGTCGACGCCGCGCTCGCCCAGATCTTCGGCGAGGCGGGCGGTGACGCCCGGGGTGGCGACGTTGGCGACGACGGGGACGACGCGCCCGCGGGCGAGGACCGCCCCGCTCAGGGCTGA
- a CDS encoding Rieske 2Fe-2S domain-containing protein — translation MTTTSLPTDTAPVEVHPADEAPAAAPWRLPVPRPRGHVSAALLEALRATPGDPVLAPVADALGAAGVDGPAGPDVVLGEDAQRDPSGVLTAVSARCTHLGCLVHFNDAETAWECPCHGSRFAVDGAVLQGPANSPLERRPLPGHEA, via the coding sequence ATGACCACGACGTCCCTGCCGACCGACACCGCACCCGTGGAGGTGCACCCGGCCGACGAGGCGCCCGCCGCGGCCCCGTGGCGCCTGCCGGTGCCCCGGCCGCGCGGCCACGTGAGCGCCGCGCTCCTCGAGGCGCTCCGCGCCACGCCCGGTGACCCGGTGCTCGCCCCCGTGGCCGACGCGCTCGGCGCCGCCGGCGTCGACGGCCCGGCCGGTCCCGACGTCGTGCTCGGCGAGGACGCCCAGCGCGACCCGTCGGGCGTGCTCACCGCCGTCTCCGCGCGGTGCACCCACCTCGGCTGCCTGGTGCACTTCAACGACGCCGAGACCGCTTGGGAGTGCCCGTGCCATGGCTCCCGGTTCGCCGTCGACGGTGCGGTGCTGCAGGGGCCGGCGAACTCGCCGCTGGAGCGGCGGCCGCTGCCCGGGCACGAGGCCTGA
- a CDS encoding WhiB family transcriptional regulator: MDLTEELVRLAQLLDERLLDTIPQGGSGPWTPHQPLAQSPDEAAELDRQFAAMLPCRTNDPELWFAEHTAQVEEAKALCRTCPLQAGCLAGALERREPWGVWGGEVFVDGVVVARKRGRGRPRKSETVAA, from the coding sequence ATGGACCTGACGGAGGAACTCGTGCGTCTCGCACAGCTGTTGGACGAGCGGCTGCTCGACACGATCCCCCAGGGCGGTTCCGGCCCCTGGACTCCCCATCAACCCCTGGCGCAGAGCCCGGACGAGGCGGCCGAGCTCGACCGCCAGTTCGCGGCGATGCTGCCGTGCCGCACCAACGACCCCGAGCTCTGGTTCGCCGAGCACACGGCGCAGGTCGAGGAGGCCAAGGCGCTCTGCCGCACCTGCCCGCTGCAGGCCGGCTGCCTCGCCGGTGCCCTCGAGCGCCGCGAGCCCTGGGGCGTGTGGGGCGGTGAGGTCTTCGTCGACGGCGTCGTGGTCGCGCGCAAGCGTGGTCGTGGTCGCCCGCGCAAGTCGGAGACCGTCGCCGCGTGA